A DNA window from Ictalurus furcatus strain D&B chromosome 22, Billie_1.0, whole genome shotgun sequence contains the following coding sequences:
- the LOC128598979 gene encoding C-X-C motif chemokine 10-like, producing MSRYVLLLLLGCWMCASFCAAFRMERSERCLCKKFYRVRPAKIFQWKLFPPSASCSAYEIVVTSVVGQKICLHPESKAWKLIMSGERSPI from the exons ATGAGCCGATAcgttctgctgctgctgcttggaTGTTGGATGTGTGCTTCATTTTGTGCAG CATTCCGAATGGAGAGATCTGAGCGCTGTCTGTGTAAGAAGTTCTACAGAGTCCGTCCCGCGAAAATCTTTCAATGGAAACTGTTTCCTCCAAGTGCATCCTGCAGTGCTTATGAGATTGT GGTGACATCAGTGGTTGGTCAGAAAATATGCCTCCATCCAGAGTCAAAGGCATGGAAGCTCATAATGAGTGGAGAGCGTAGTCCAATATAA